The nucleotide sequence AAAGGTACATATAATATTATCGAAATGGATATAAATTATATTCCTGAAGAAATTGAGAGAAAAGATTGTTTCGGTATTACATTTGAGCAGGGCAGAAATAATGTTGAAATAAATGAAGATGCTCTTTCAAATATTGTAACAGATAATAAAGTATTATCCGAAAATGCTAAAATTGACTTAATGATTGCGCTTATAACATTAAAATATACACAATCAAATTCAGTATGCTATGTTAAAGACGGACAGGCTATCGGTATCGGTGCAGGTCAGCAATCAAGAATTCACTGTACCCGTCTTGCAGGAAATAAAGCAGATGTATGGTATTTAAGACAGCACGAAAAAGTTCTTAATCTTCCTTTTAAAGAAGATATAAGACGTGCTGACAGAGATAACACAATTGATGTATATATTTCCGAAGATTATATGGATGTTTTAGCTGATGGCGTATGGGAAAACTTCTTTACTAAAAAACCTGAACCTCTGACAACCACCGAAAAGAAAGAATGGTTAAAAACATTAACTGATGTTTCTTTAGGCTCTGATGCATTCTTCCCATTCGGAGATAATATTGAAAGAGCGTATAAGAGTGGTGTTAAATATATTGCGCAGCCCGGCGGTTCAATCCGTGACGATAATGTTATTGAAACATGTAATAAGTATAATATGGTTATGTCATTTAACGGAATAAGACTGTTCCACCATTAAAATTCAGGAAAATTAAGGCATAAGAGAATTCTCTTATGCCTGAAATATTATAATTTGTGAGGATATTTATATGAATATATTAGTTGTTGGCGGCGGTGGCAGAGAACATGCCATTGTTAAAAAAATAAGTGAAAGCAAAAGAGTAGAAAAAATTTACTGTGCCCCCGGTAACGGAGGTATATCTGATATTGCAGAATGTGTGCCGATCAAAGTTATGGAATTTGATAAACTTATCACTTTTGCTAAGGAAAAGAATGTTGATTTAACTGTTATCGGCCCTGATGATCCGTTAGTTTTTGGTATTTCAGATGCTTTTATCAAAGCAGGATTAAAGGTGTTTGGTCCGACTAAAGATGGCGCGCAGATTGAGGGAAGTAAAGTTTTTTCTAAAGAACTTATGAAAAAATATAATATTCCTACTGCAAAATATGAAGTTTTTTCAGATTATAATGATGCACTTTCGTATATAACAAAGGAAAATACTTTCCCGACTGTTATAAAAGCAGAAGGTCTTGCGCTTGGTAAAGGCGTTATTATTGCAAATGATTTAAAAGAAGCAGAAGATGCCTTAAAAGAAATAATGATAGATAAAGTTTTCGGGGATTCAGGTAACAGAATTGTTATCGAAGAATTTTTAACAGGCCCTGAAATTTCTGTTCTGTCATTCTGTGATGGTGAAACTATTGTTCCAATGGTTTCAGCACAGGACCATAAAAGAGCTTTTGATAATGATAAAGGCCCTAATACAGGTGGTATGGGAACATTCTCACCAAGCAGAATTTATAATGAAAAATTACAGGAAGAATGTATGAATAATATATTTATTCCTACTGTTAAAGCGTTAAAGAGTGAGGGGATAACATATAAAGGCGTTATTTTCTTTGGTCTTATGTCAACAAAAAACGGAGTAAAAGTTATTGAATATAATGCACGTTTCGGAGACCCTGAAACTCAGGTTGTTCTTCCAAGACTTAAAACTGACATTGTTGATATCTTTGAAGCAGTTTGTGACGGAACTTTAAAAGATATAAATGTTGAGTGGGAAGACAATGCTTGCGTTTGTGTTGTTGAAGCATCAGGTGGATATCCTAAAAAATATCAGACAGGATATGAAATTTCAGGACTTTCTGATATAGAAGAAAATATCTATGTTTACCACGCAGGAACAAAAAAGGAAGATGGTAAATATTATACCGCAGGCGGAAGAGTTTTAGGTATAACTGCTAAATCTAAAGACCTTGATACTGCAATTTCCGATGCTTACAACGCTGTAAAGAACATCAACTTTAC is from Oscillospiraceae bacterium and encodes:
- the purD gene encoding phosphoribosylamine--glycine ligase, producing the protein MNILVVGGGGREHAIVKKISESKRVEKIYCAPGNGGISDIAECVPIKVMEFDKLITFAKEKNVDLTVIGPDDPLVFGISDAFIKAGLKVFGPTKDGAQIEGSKVFSKELMKKYNIPTAKYEVFSDYNDALSYITKENTFPTVIKAEGLALGKGVIIANDLKEAEDALKEIMIDKVFGDSGNRIVIEEFLTGPEISVLSFCDGETIVPMVSAQDHKRAFDNDKGPNTGGMGTFSPSRIYNEKLQEECMNNIFIPTVKALKSEGITYKGVIFFGLMSTKNGVKVIEYNARFGDPETQVVLPRLKTDIVDIFEAVCDGTLKDINVEWEDNACVCVVEASGGYPKKYQTGYEISGLSDIEENIYVYHAGTKKEDGKYYTAGGRVLGITAKSKDLDTAISDAYNAVKNINFTDVHYRKDIGIK
- a CDS encoding phosphoribosylaminoimidazolecarboxamide formyltransferase, with translation MKEIELKYGCNPNQKPARIFIKEGDLPLKVLNGKPGYINFLDAFNSFQLVKELKKATGLPAAASFKHVSPAGAAVYRELSDTLKKIYFVDDLELSPLASAYAAARGADRMSSYGDFIALSEICDVPTAKLIAREVSDGVIAPGYESEALEILKSKRKGTYNIIEMDINYIPEEIERKDCFGITFEQGRNNVEINEDALSNIVTDNKVLSENAKIDLMIALITLKYTQSNSVCYVKDGQAIGIGAGQQSRIHCTRLAGNKADVWYLRQHEKVLNLPFKEDIRRADRDNTIDVYISEDYMDVLADGVWENFFTKKPEPLTTTEKKEWLKTLTDVSLGSDAFFPFGDNIERAYKSGVKYIAQPGGSIRDDNVIETCNKYNMVMSFNGIRLFHH